In Glycine max cultivar Williams 82 chromosome 4, Glycine_max_v4.0, whole genome shotgun sequence, the genomic stretch TCTCATCGGACTATGATTATATTGGGCTAAAAaagcttaaatttaatttatattcaaaatttgaagttGGATTCAAATATTCCATTGAGTTGATTCAGATTAAGTTGGTCGTGGGCTCGATGTGAATTGTAGACTTGGATTGAAGCTTCAAAAGTGGAGTTCAAGCTTGATGAAAACTTGCTTTATATGAACTTTTTGCGAGTTAAGCCCAGATTAAACCATGATtggattgattaaaaaattccaTATTTAGTGCTCAATATTAAAGCACTAACCCGATATTCCATTGGACAGGTCGATCGGCCTGGTATGCATATCAAATATTAACTCTGATCCAATATTTAAAGAACAATTACCTAATTTATTGATGCCAATAAAAATAGTTAGATGGGTtaatgtcataaattttaattttattccatATAATACAACAACCATAAATCAATAACTATAATAACATTAACAATAATAACCACAACAACAATACCTAGAGTATCTCTAATCaatcaacaaatataatataaataacatgGTGTTAAAAAGCAGTCTTCTCCTAATACTTAGAATTCGGGTGTTACTGAAACAAGTAGACAAAGGAAAATATGGAtgacaatattttcttttgtttgattagaaaaaaagtgagaaaagaaaggttaaCTTTCAAccacaaaatttcaaatatttatttccttctatttttttttttcttcgctCACTTTCTCTCCACCAGAGCATTAGTATCCATTGATTATGAGAAGCCGACTTGGTGTACAAATGACAACATGACCGTTGCCCACAGAAATAAAGCTAAAGATATATGATTAAATTGACTAGTAATAATCTGGAAACAGTGCAACTTTTCTTTAAACCCTGAATTTCAGGAACAGGAAGCCTCGTCTCGCTGATAGGTGTGATGTGGGAAATCAGAAGTCTAGAGTTGTACATTGTTTGCCCTGGATGCTCTTTTCTACTTTACTTTCATTTCCATTATCAGAAGCAACACTGCCACGACTTCGTCCAATCCCCAGTTTAGGCAAACCTCTATTCAGTCCATCAAGCAGAACACAAGCTTTACACCATTTCTGCACATAAAACAACACTGACTTTGTTTATGGAGGGGGAGGattagattagggttttgaTGCTGTGGTTCATATATACCTGACTAGAAATATAACCGCAGCGTTCGCATGTTCCCTGCTCTGGCATCTTGGTACTAGTAGAAATCCTGAAATTCTCCCCTGATTTGATGATGTCCAGAATGGCCCTAGGTCTGCATTGTATAATAAACATAAGCACAGCAATTTGTGAGCGAGTACAAGAAAGCAAGCAAATTGGATAATCAGCACCTGATTCTCTCCAAATCTTTGATGAACTCGCGAGCAAAACCTCGATATGCATTAGGAGAGTAAATGCCTGGAATTGTAGAGAGAGTGAAATGTTTGTTTGGCAGTTAGAGGGGAAAATaagaggaaaagaaaggaaGGTTACATTCGGTGGAAAAGTAATCGAGCTTCTTGAAATAAGCATACATGACAATCTCCTTCTCGTAAGTATACTTGAAAGGTTTGCATCGGGGAATGGGGCCATCCTCACCGGTGGTTATAGAGGTGCATCTACTCAATCTGGCAACATCTCCTCGGAGGAGGTTGAGGAGGACGGTCTCGGCAATATCATCGGCATTGTGCCCAGTAACGACTTTGTCCACTTTCAAGAGAGAAGCACCTCGGTCAAGGGCCTGTCGACGGAAGACGCCGCAGAAAGTGCAATTGTTTTTCAAACCAATCACTCGCACGATCTCGTCCATAGTCCATCCGTAGAGGTCCTTGTAAGATACAACTTTGAGAGGGAGCCCGTACTGAATCTGGTTCCGGTGAACAGTTTCCAGAGAGTCGTCGCGGTAGCCGGTGATGCCCTCGTCGACGGAGAGGAGGAAGAGATGGAGGCCGTAATTGTGGAGGCGGTTGAGCTTGGAGAGGACGTAGGCAAGGACGGTGGAATCCTTTCCGCCAGAAGCGCCGATTGCGACGCGTTCACCAGGGCTG encodes the following:
- the LOC100816096 gene encoding cytoplasmic tRNA 2-thiolation protein 1-like — translated: MEGEGGERKRGARLCCVCKKSRASVKRPKTLEQICRECFYDAFESEIHQVILENQLFSPGERVAIGASGGKDSTVLAYVLSKLNRLHNYGLHLFLLSVDEGITGYRDDSLETVHRNQIQYGLPLKVVSYKDLYGWTMDEIVRVIGLKNNCTFCGVFRRQALDRGASLLKVDKVVTGHNADDIAETVLLNLLRGDVARLSRCTSITTGEDGPIPRCKPFKYTYEKEIVMYAYFKKLDYFSTECIYSPNAYRGFAREFIKDLERIRPRAILDIIKSGENFRISTSTKMPEQGTCERCGYISSQKWCKACVLLDGLNRGLPKLGIGRSRGSVASDNGNESKVEKSIQGKQCTTLDF